From Mus musculus strain C57BL/6J chromosome 8, GRCm38.p6 C57BL/6J, a single genomic window includes:
- the Dda1 gene encoding DET1- and DDB1-associated protein 1 isoform 1 (isoform 1 is encoded by transcript variant 1) → MADFLKGLPVYNKSNFSRFHADSVCKASNRRPSVYLPTREYPSEQIIVTEKTNILLRYLHQQWDKKNAAKKRDQEQVEAEGESSAPPRKVARTDSPDMPEDT, encoded by the exons ATG GCAGACTTTCTGAAAGGCTTGCCCGTCTACAACAAGAGCAACTTCAGCAGGTTCCACGCGGACTCTGTGTGCAAGGCCTCG AACCGCCGTCCCTCAGTATACCTGCCGACCCGAGAGTACCCGTCAGAACAGA TCATTGTGACAGAAAAGACGAACATACTTCTGCGGTACCTGCACCAGCAATGGGATAAAAAG aATGCTGCCAAGAAGAGAGACCAAGAGCAGGTGGAGGCGGAGGGCGAGAGCTCAGCGCCACCTCGCAAGGTGGCCCGGACCGACAGCCCCGACATGCCGGAGGACACCTAG
- the Dda1 gene encoding DET1- and DDB1-associated protein 1 isoform X1 → MTRGAVAIGVSCAAAGSGCAAATGKEAAAAAAAAAAAVRVAEDADDDFLKGLPVYNKSNFSRFHADSVCKASNRRPSVYLPTREYPSEQKCCQEERPRAGGGGGRELSATSQGGPDRQPRHAGGHLGPVHLPSSVSSVHSHPRV, encoded by the exons ATGACGCGCGGTGCTGTCGCCATCGGAGTGAGCTGCGCGGCGGCTGGAAGTGGCTGTGCGGCGGCTACTGGGAAGGAGGCTGCggctgcggcggcggcggcggcggcggcggtccGGGTGGCAGAAGACGCGGACGATG ACTTTCTGAAAGGCTTGCCCGTCTACAACAAGAGCAACTTCAGCAGGTTCCACGCGGACTCTGTGTGCAAGGCCTCG AACCGCCGTCCCTCAGTATACCTGCCGACCCGAGAGTACCCGTCAGAACAGA aATGCTGCCAAGAAGAGAGACCAAGAGCAGGTGGAGGCGGAGGGCGAGAGCTCAGCGCCACCTCGCAAGGTGGCCCGGACCGACAGCCCCGACATGCCGGAGGACACCTAGGTCCTGTGCATCTCCCCTCATCTGTCAGCTCTGTCCACTCCCACCCGCGTGTGTAA
- the Mrpl34 gene encoding 39S ribosomal protein L34, mitochondrial codes for MAFLARCFGCQACRSVALLSGRYLQSRVWMGLPDSWPLLSLQQARGRARGNEYQPSNIKRKHKHGWVRRLSTPAGVQVILRRMLKGRKSLSH; via the exons ATGGCTTTCCTAGCCCGGTGCTTTGGGTGCCAGGCCTGCAGATCGGTGGCCCTATTGAGTGGCAG GTATCTCCAGTCCAGAGTCTGGATGGGGCTCCCGGACTCCTGGCCTCTCCTCTCCCTGCAGCAGGCTCGCGGCCGCGCGCGCGGAAACGAGTATCAGCCGAGCAACATCAAGCGCAAGCACAAGCACGGCTGGGTCCGTCGGCTGAGCACGCCTGCCGGCGTGCAGGTCATCCTCCGTCGCATGCTGAAGGGCCGCAAGTCCCTGAGCCACTGA
- the Dda1 gene encoding DET1- and DDB1-associated protein 1 isoform 3 (isoform 3 is encoded by transcript variant 3) — protein MNRRPSVYLPTREYPSEQIIVTEKTNILLRYLHQQWDKKNAAKKRDQEQVEAEGESSAPPRKVARTDSPDMPEDT, from the exons ATG AACCGCCGTCCCTCAGTATACCTGCCGACCCGAGAGTACCCGTCAGAACAGA TCATTGTGACAGAAAAGACGAACATACTTCTGCGGTACCTGCACCAGCAATGGGATAAAAAG aATGCTGCCAAGAAGAGAGACCAAGAGCAGGTGGAGGCGGAGGGCGAGAGCTCAGCGCCACCTCGCAAGGTGGCCCGGACCGACAGCCCCGACATGCCGGAGGACACCTAG
- the Dda1 gene encoding DET1- and DDB1-associated protein 1 isoform 2 (isoform 2 is encoded by transcript variant 2) — protein MADFLKGLPVYNKSNFSRFHADSVCKASNRRPSVYLPTREYPSEQKCCQEERPRAGGGGGRELSATSQGGPDRQPRHAGGHLGPVHLPSSVSSVHSHPRV, from the exons ATG GCAGACTTTCTGAAAGGCTTGCCCGTCTACAACAAGAGCAACTTCAGCAGGTTCCACGCGGACTCTGTGTGCAAGGCCTCG AACCGCCGTCCCTCAGTATACCTGCCGACCCGAGAGTACCCGTCAGAACAGA aATGCTGCCAAGAAGAGAGACCAAGAGCAGGTGGAGGCGGAGGGCGAGAGCTCAGCGCCACCTCGCAAGGTGGCCCGGACCGACAGCCCCGACATGCCGGAGGACACCTAGGTCCTGTGCATCTCCCCTCATCTGTCAGCTCTGTCCACTCCCACCCGCGTGTGTAA
- the Abhd8 gene encoding protein ABHD8 yields MTSEHTMLTGVTDGFFCCLLGTPPNAVRPLESVESSDGYTFVEVKPGRVLRVKHAGPAPIPTPPPPPPEDDPGVKTGLVRCQRRITVYRNGRLVVENLGRAPRADLQGRSGSGDPPAALEVELAEPAGGDTRANPGSGRRRRPRRPKRTIHIDCEQRITSCKGAQADVVLFFIHGVGGSLAIWKEQLDFFVRLGYEVVAPDLAGHGASSAPQVAAAYTFYALAEDMRAIFTRYAKKRNVLIGHSYGVSFCTFLAHEYPDLVHKVIMINGGGPTALEPSLCSIFNMPTCVLHCLSPCLAWSFLKAGFARQGAKEKQLLKEGNAFNVSSFVLRAMMSGQYWPEGDEVYHAELTVPVLLVHGMHDKFVPVEEDQRMAEILLLAFLKLIEEGSHMVMLECPETVNTLLHEFLLWEPEPEAEPKLEPKPKPQLLQPEPAPGEEK; encoded by the exons ATGACCTCAG AACACACCATGCTGACTGGGGTGACAGATGGCTTTTTCTGCTGCCTGCTGGGGACTCCCCCTAACGCCGTGCGGCCACTGGAGAGTGTCGAGTCCAGTGACGGCTACACATTCGTGGAGGTCAAGCCAGGCCGGGTGCTGCGGGTAAAGCATGCGGGGCCCGCGCCCATCCCcacgccgccaccaccacctcctgaaGATGATCCAGGGGTCAAGACGGGCCTTGTGCGCTGCCAGCGCCGTATCACAGTGTACCGCAACGGGAGGCTGGTGGTGGAGAACCTGGGCCGAGCGCCTCGTGCCGACCTGCAAGGCCGCAGTGGCTCCGGGGACCCGCCTGCTGCACTCGAGGTTGAGCTGGCTGAGCCCGCAGGAGGAGACACCCGGGCCAACCCAGGCAGCGGGCGACGGCGCCGCCCACGGCGTCCGAAGAGGACCATCCACATCGACTGTGAGCAGCGCATCACCAGCTGCAAGGGTGCGCAGGCTGATGTGGTGCTGTTCTTCATTCACGGAGTCGGTGGCTCACTCGCCATCTGGAAGGAGCAGCTAGACTTCTTTGTGCGACTCGGCTATGAGGTGGTGGCACCTGACCTGGCGGGCCATGGAGCCAGCTCTGCGCCGCAGGTGGCAGCTGCCTACACCTTTTACGCATTGGCAGAGGATATGAGGGCCATCTTCACACGCTATGCCAAGAAGCGCAATGTGCTCATCGGCCATTCTTACGG TGTCTCCTTCTGTACTTTCCTGGCCCACGAGTACCCAGATCTTGTACACAAAGTGATCATGATCAACGGTGGGGGCCCCACGGCACTGGAGCCCAGCCTATGCTCCATCTTCAACATGCCCACATGTGTCCTGCACTGCCTGTCACCTTGCCTGGCCTGGAGTTTCCTCAA GGCCGGCTTTGCCCGCCAAGGGGCCAAAGAAAAGCAGCTGCTGAAGGAGGGCAATGCGTTCAATGTGTCCTCCTTCGTGCTGCGGGCCATGATGAGTGGCCAGTATTGGCCTGAAGGCGACGAGGTCTACCACGCGGAGCTGACGGTACCCGTGCTGCTAGTGCACGGCATGCACGACAAATTTGTGCCAGTGGAAGAGGACCAACGCATGGCTGAG ATCCTGCTGCTGGCCTTTCTCAAGCTCATCGAGGAAGGCAGCCACATGGTGATGCTGGAGTGTCCTGAAACGGTCAACACGCTGTTACACGAGTTCCTGCTGTGGGAGCCAGAACCCGAGGCTGAGCCAAAGCTCGAGCCAAAGCCCAAGCCACAGCTGCTGCAGCCAGAGCCGGCTCCAGGGGAGGAGAAGTGA